The stretch of DNA CATTGTGGATAAAAACAAATAGTTATAATCTTTGGATAATATTGCCTGTTCAATATAGGGAAAAAAATTTATAATATTTATATCATGTAAAAACATAGCTTTTTTTATACTACCATTTGAAAGGTGATATAAAGTTTTTTGGTAAGATTCATCAAGAGTATCATCTAAATAAGAAGCCAAAAGTTTTTTTATTATTGTTTCTTGCAATGGTAAAAATTTTAACGTGAAACACCGGGATTTAATTGTTGGTAAAACTAATCCTATAGAATGATTGATCAGAAAGAAACATACATGTTTGGGGGCATCTTCTAAAATTTTTAACAGCGCATTAGATGCATTTTTATTTAAATGATCAACAGCATCAATAATTACAATACGCCATTTACTTTTGTTTGGCGTTAAATAAAGAAAATCATTAATTTCTCTTACTTTATCAATCGTAATTTCTTTATTTGAATTTGCTGTATTTTCATCTGTGTTTTTATTTTCAATAATAAGTAAATCTGGATGAAAAATTTCAGGTTTTTC from Alphaproteobacteria bacterium encodes:
- a CDS encoding AAA family ATPase; translated protein: MFVLGHENIKDTINKLYKNNQLPHTWLFNGIEGIGKGTLARILAYNLLSEPMLGLNVNDDSIIWEKPEIFHPDLLIIENKNTDENTANSNKEITIDKVREINDFLYLTPNKSKWRIVIIDAVDHLNKNASNALLKILEDAPKHVCFFLINHSIGLVLPTIKSRCFTLKFLPLQETIIKKLLASYLDDTLDESYQKTLYHLSNGSIKKAMFLHDINIINFFPYIEQAILSKDYNYLFLSTMEEFSSKYNSKDFFNILLYALQQWLEIIIKSKSHITDPITQTFFDLNKIDLSKIFDHEIWVLFDKIKQLPHQINLLNFDPQMIWIDLVSDFRKVFKLV